The Acetobacter oryzifermentans genomic interval GATGGCTGCTGGCGTAAACCGGCCGGATATCATGCAGCGCAAAGGGCTTTATCCACCTCCGCCCGGAGCCTGTCCAAGATTAGGGTTGGAAATAGCCGGGGAAGTTGTCGCACACGGCCTGCCGCAAGATGGTGGCACAATGCCTGCCATAGGAAGCCGCGTATGCGCGTTGGCCAATGGGGGCGGATATGCAGAATATTGTCTTGTGCCTGCCGGGCAGTGTCTACCTTGGCCAGAAGGCTTTAATGCCATAGAAGCCGCCGCCCTACCGGAAACTTTTTTTACCGTGTGGTCCAACCTTTTTATGCCCACCATGCTGCCCAAAGATGCACGGGTATTGATTCATGGTGGTAGCAGCGGCATTGGCACAACGGCTATACAGCTTGTTAAGGCTTTTGGCGGCACGCCCTTTGCAACAGCCGGAACAGATGAAAAATGTGCTCTATGCGAACAACTGGGCGCACAGGCCATTAACTATAAAGCGGAAGATTTTGCCGAACGCATTGCTGAGCTCACCAAAGGCGAGGGCGTAAACGTTATTCTTGATATGGTGGGTGGCCCTTATTTTGAGCGAAATCTCAAAAGCCTCGCCTTTGATGGAAAGCTGATCATTATCGCACTGCAAGGGGGCGCAAAAGCCGAGCAAGCCAATCTGGTGCGGATTATGACACACCGGCTTATTGTAACAGGCAGCACATTGCGCCCACGCGATAGCGCCAGCAAAGCCCGCATTGCACAAGACCTGAAAGCAAAAGTCTGGCCTTTGCTGACAAACCGCACAATACGCCCTTTTATCCATCAAACTTTTCCATTGGCACAAGCTGCGGCGGCGCATCAGGCAATGGAAGATGGACACCATTTGGGTAAAATTATCCTAACAGTCGATTCTCTTGCAGTATAAATTTGGTTTTATACTAAGGTACCCCTCAGGCGCTTTAAGCCAAGACCTTCTAGGCGCCTGAAAAGGTTATCTTCCTCTCCCAACATAGGTATGCGGCGTTTGCGGCACTTGACCAAGTGCGCGTCTTCAAGAATTTTGACGCCTCATGGAAACACCATCCACCCTTCCCTCATCTGTTCTAGCGGACCGGCTTACTGCCGTTCGCCAGAATATTGACGCAGCAGCACACACAGCAGGCCGGAATCCCGCCTCTGTCACGCTGGTTGCCGTTTCCAAATTTCATCCGCTTTCCAGCGTGCAGGAAGCTCTTGCCGCAGGCCAGCGTGTGTTTGGAGAAAACCGTGTGCAGGAAGCTGCCAGCAAGTTTCCCACCCTGCGGGCAGCTTACCCTGACCTTCGGCTGCATTTGATTGGTGGCCTGCAAACAAACAAAGCGCGTGATGCAGTACGCATTGCCGATGTTATAGAAAGCTTGGACCGGCCGGAACTGGCAGAAGCTCTGGCTAAAGCAGCAGATAAAGAAGGTCGCCTGCCTGAGCTGCTCATTGAGGTCAACACAGGCGATGAGCCCCAGAAATTTGGTGTCCCGCGTGAAAAAGCAGATAGCTTTATCCGCACCTGTCGCCAGCAGTTTGGGGCAAAGTTGCAAGGGCTGATGTGCATTCCTCCCGCCATGCAAGACCCTGTGCCGCATTTTAGGCTTCTGCGCAGCATGGCGCAGGAACATGGGCTCCCTGTTATTTCCATGGGGATGTCTGCCGATTACCCACAAGCCATTGCCGAAGGGGCAACTCTTGTGCGTGTTGGCACCGCAATTTTCGGGCCGCGGCCACCTTCTCCCTGATTTTCATTTTCTGGGTGGAAGCCAGTATGCCTTGCTTCCACCTATCTGCGCCCTTTATGCAGGGCGAACGGGGCAACGTGCCCCTGTAAGACTGACGTGGAGCCAGAAACACCATGACTGACCCCGCCAACAAACCGGCTGGTTCTCCTCCTACAGGAGATCAGCCGCATGTGGCTTCAGCGCCGGAACCGCGGCGCATTACGGAATTTGACGCCGACCAACCGCAGCACGCTGCCGCCCCTGTTGGCTTTGCCGCTCTGCTGGGTGTGTTGGGCGTTGTGTATGGTGATATCGGCACCAGCCCACTTTACGCCTTCCGCTCTACTGTAGAAGTTATTTCGGGCCACCATCAGGTTGCTCCGTGGGAAATTCTGGGCGTTGCCAGCCTGATTTTCTGGACACTGATCCTGATTGTCACGGTCAAATACGTCATCCTGATCATGCGGGCTGACCATAATGGTGAGGGCGGTATCCTTGCTATTATGTCCCTTGCCCAACGTGTGGTGGTTAACCAGAAAACCCGATGGATATTAGGGTTAGTTGGTATTGTAGGCGCCTGTCTGTTTTTTGGTGATGGTATTATTACCCCCGCCATTTCCGTGCTTTCCGCCATTGAAGGCGTGGAAGTGAGCGTGCCCGCCGCGCATGACTTTGTGATACCCGTAGCCATATTGGTGATTATCAGCCTGTTTAGCGTACAGTGGATTGGCACAGGCAAAGTTGGCACCATATTTGGGCCAATCATGCTGCTGTGGTTTGGCACACTAGGTGCGCTAGGGCTGATCGAAATTCTACATCACCCAGCTATTCTCACGGCGCTTTCACCTACCTATGCGCTGGAGTTCATCTTCTACCACGGCAAGCTTTCCTTCCTTGCCCTCGGTTCTGTTGTGTTGTGCGTAACCGGGGCCGAGGCTCTGTATGCCGATATGGGCCATTTCGGCCGTGCACCCATCCGTTATGCATGGCTCTTTTTTGTGCTGCCCATGTTGGTACTCAACTATTTCGGTCAGGCTGCTCTGGTTATTGCTGACCCCAAAGCTCTGGCAAACCCCTTCTTCCTGCTATGCCCACATTGGATGCAGGGGCCAATGGTGGTGCTTTCTACTTTTGCAACCGTTATTGCCAGTCAGGCTGGCATTTCCGGCGGCTTTTCCATCTGCCGCCAGTTGATCCAGCTTGGCTATATGCCCCGGCTGCGCATTACCCACACCAATGCGGAAGAAGAAGGCCAGATTTATCTGCCAGACTTCAACCGCTTTCTGGCTGTGGGCGCTGTGCTGCTGGTGGTGGCCTTCCGCAGTTCTGATGCCTTGGCGTCCGCCTATGGTATTGCGGTTACGGGTACATTTATCTGCACCTCTGTTCTGGCCATTGTCGTTTTCCGGCGCCATTTTGACTGGCCAGCATGGAAAGTAGGCGCTGTGTTTGGTGGCTTCCTGCTGCTGGACAGCACCTTCTTTGCCGCCAACGCCCTTAAAATTCCTGATGGCGGTTGGGTGCCTGTGTTACTTGGCTGTGTGTTAACGCTGATGATGACCACATGGAAAAAGGGTCGCAGCCTTATTATTGCGCGCCAGCGGCAGGATAGCCTGCCCATGGGGTCCTTTATCGCGCGCCTTCCGCAGTCCCGCATTATTCGCGTGCCCGGCATGGCTGTGTTTATGACCAGTACACCAGACTTTGTGCCCCCATGTCTGCTGCATAATCTGCGGCATAACAAGATTTTGCATGACCACGTGCTCTTCGTAACCGTGCAGAACCTTGATCAGCCAGAGGCAGAACGCGGCCACCGCGTAGCTGTGGAGGAACTGGCCCCAGATATCTACCGCATTGTGCTGCGCTACGGGTTTATGGAAATGCCCAACATTCCCCGCGCACTGGAAGAACTGAAAGCGAACGGTGTGGACTTTGATGCCCTTCAGGCATCCTATTTCACATCCCGCGAGCTGATTACCCGGTCTTCTGTGCCACGTATGTCACGCTGGAGGATGTCTATCTTCCTGTTCATGCTCCGCAACTCTACCTCCAGCATGGAATTCTTCCGTATTCCGCCGGATCGTGTTGTAGAACTGGGCGTGAAAGTGGCTATCTAATACTGTGGAGCAGGACGCACTCGCCCTTTATATTCATTGGCCATTCTGTTTGGCCAAGTGCCCGTACTGTGACTTTAACTCACACGTGCGGGCAGAAATTCCACAGGCGCGCTTTGCCCAGGCGCTCCGTACAGAACTTGCACACGAGGCAAACCGTTTGGGCCGCCGCCGTCTGACATCCATCTTTTTTGGCGGCGGCACGCCTTCACTTATGGCCCCACAAACAGTCGCAAGTTTGATAGATGATGCCACATCCCTGTTTGATGCGGCCCCCAACCTTGAAATTACGCTGGAAGCCAACCCAACCAGCGTAGAAGCTGAAAGGCTGAAAGATTTTAGGCAGGCCGGGATAAACCGTGTCTCCCTCGGCATTCAGGCCCTTAATGATGAGGCATTGCATTTTCTGGGCCGTCAGCATTCCGCCACGCAAGCACTGGCTGCACTGGAACTTGCCCGCTCATTGTTCCCCCGCATTACGTTTGACCTGATTTACGCCCGCCCCAACCAGAGTGTGGCCGCATGGAAAACTGAGCTGGAGACAGCGCTGCAACTGGTAGCAGACCATGTCTCGCTCTATCAGTTGACCATTGAACCCGGCACCAAATTTGAAGCTCTTTATCGGCAGGGCAGCTTCAGCCTGCCTGATGAAGAAACAGCCGCTGAACTTTATGAGACAACAACAGCCATCACCCATGCGCATGGGCTGAATGCTTACGAAGTTTCCAACTACGCCAAACCGGGTAGTGAAAGCCGCCATAATCTGACCTACTGGCATTACGGTGATTATCTGGGCCTTGGCCCCGGCGCGCATGGGCGCATTACACTGGATGGCCAACTGTATGCTACGCGCAGGCACCGTGCGCCTGAACCATGGGCCGAACTGGTGGAACGCACAGGTTCTGGCCAGACATCTCAGGAACCACTTGTACCGCAGGAACGTGCACGAGAAATGCTCTTAATGGGCCTGCGTTTACAGGAAGGCGTTGCGCTCAAACATTTTGAGGCACGCACAGGCCTACACCTGTCTGAAACCCTAGACCCGGTTATTCTGGCGGCTGCGGTGGAAGAAGGTTACCTTGTGCAAACCCCCACCCATTTACACGCCACAGAAGAAGGCCGATTACGGCTGGAAGCCCTGCTGCATGCGCTGGTGCTTTAAAAATAGAGCCTTGTCTGATGTAAGTGACGCACTACATTGGAAAAATGCTTAATCTGATCAAGCTGGCTGTGGGTGTTGAATCACTCGAAGATCTGACTGAACGGCTGAAACAGCCCTTCAATACCTATGCTCATCCAGATTATGATGTTCCTTTACCGGTAGTGCACACACGCTCTTTTCCCAAACAAAAAGATGCCCTTCTGGATGGTGGTTCACTGTACCGCGTCATCAACGGGCTTATTCTGTGCCGACAGCCCATTATGGATATTCAAACCACAACACGGGCGGACGGCACACAAGGCACACTTATCTTGCTTTCTCCCACGATTATTCCCGTACAACCCCGAGCCATACGGCCATTTCAGGGATGGCGCTATCTGCAAAGCCAAGATGCACCCACTGATTTGCAGGGCACTCCAACGCACGCTATAGGCCTGCCTCTTTCTCTGCAGAAAAAACTGTTAGAGCTTGGCCTCTAAAATATCCCCTACCAACCACGAATAACAGCACGGCCAGTGTAGGGAAGACTACAAAATTTCACCTCCCCCAATTCAATCAGGCAAGATGCATACTGGCCATTGAGCTGTTGAACTACGGCATTACCTGTATAGGGCGCCTTACAGAATGTGGCATTTCCTACTGTAACTGAACATCTATAATATCTGCCGTTTTCCGACGTTAAAGGCAGCACAGCGTCCCCTGTAAAGGGCAGGCCACAAAATACAGGATGACCATCAGAAAGCTGACAGGCCGCAATATTATGCGCGATGCTTTGCGCCAATACGGCTGTTGGGAACCCAAGACAGAAAACCATAAGACCTTTTATAAAATGCTTGGCTTGCATGTGCTTGCTATCCTCAATTGGTACTTATGCATGCCAATTGAACTGGAATGACCCTTTGGCAATATGCTGGCATATGATGGAATGATGATTTTTTCAAAAACCTCCGTAAAAGTCTATTTCCTGCCTTGACGCCCCTCAGCAATATCTCTACAAAGCGCCTCAACACAGCCTCTTGTCCCGTTCGTCTAGAGGCCTAGGACACCGCCCTTTCACGGCGGCAACACGGGTTCGAATCCCGTACGGGACGCCAAGTTTTTCAAGGACTTGCAGCAGGTTAATCTGAAAATCGTTGATTTTTGAGCCAATCCCCAGCCAAACTGGGAGAGGAAAGCTGTTACCCAAGGGCGTCTGGTATCGTGGCCCCAACCAATATCAGGCCCGCAGGATGGTGAACTCCTGCGAAGCTGCTTCTCGACCAGACGAGGTTTTCAAGCATTACCCAGATATGGTGTGGCTCATCAGGTGGTCGATTGAACAAGGCTGCCGCTTAGGGGAATCCCTCAGTTTGCGCTGGCAGGATATAGACTTCCACAGGCAGACCTTCCCTCGCTCACGTGAAGAGTGACAGACACAAAGAAGAACTTGATCCCGAAATCCGCCCTATGACCAATGGCGCACAACGCGTTCTCACGAAAAAGCGGGCCACCATGGAAAAATTA includes:
- a CDS encoding NAD(P)H-quinone oxidoreductase produces the protein MPAPTLLPSTMKAICFTQAGAPDVLHLETIQVPQPGRGEVLVRVMAAGVNRPDIMQRKGLYPPPPGACPRLGLEIAGEVVAHGLPQDGGTMPAIGSRVCALANGGGYAEYCLVPAGQCLPWPEGFNAIEAAALPETFFTVWSNLFMPTMLPKDARVLIHGGSSGIGTTAIQLVKAFGGTPFATAGTDEKCALCEQLGAQAINYKAEDFAERIAELTKGEGVNVILDMVGGPYFERNLKSLAFDGKLIIIALQGGAKAEQANLVRIMTHRLIVTGSTLRPRDSASKARIAQDLKAKVWPLLTNRTIRPFIHQTFPLAQAAAAHQAMEDGHHLGKIILTVDSLAV
- a CDS encoding YggS family pyridoxal phosphate-dependent enzyme → METPSTLPSSVLADRLTAVRQNIDAAAHTAGRNPASVTLVAVSKFHPLSSVQEALAAGQRVFGENRVQEAASKFPTLRAAYPDLRLHLIGGLQTNKARDAVRIADVIESLDRPELAEALAKAADKEGRLPELLIEVNTGDEPQKFGVPREKADSFIRTCRQQFGAKLQGLMCIPPAMQDPVPHFRLLRSMAQEHGLPVISMGMSADYPQAIAEGATLVRVGTAIFGPRPPSP
- a CDS encoding potassium transporter Kup, whose amino-acid sequence is MTDPANKPAGSPPTGDQPHVASAPEPRRITEFDADQPQHAAAPVGFAALLGVLGVVYGDIGTSPLYAFRSTVEVISGHHQVAPWEILGVASLIFWTLILIVTVKYVILIMRADHNGEGGILAIMSLAQRVVVNQKTRWILGLVGIVGACLFFGDGIITPAISVLSAIEGVEVSVPAAHDFVIPVAILVIISLFSVQWIGTGKVGTIFGPIMLLWFGTLGALGLIEILHHPAILTALSPTYALEFIFYHGKLSFLALGSVVLCVTGAEALYADMGHFGRAPIRYAWLFFVLPMLVLNYFGQAALVIADPKALANPFFLLCPHWMQGPMVVLSTFATVIASQAGISGGFSICRQLIQLGYMPRLRITHTNAEEEGQIYLPDFNRFLAVGAVLLVVAFRSSDALASAYGIAVTGTFICTSVLAIVVFRRHFDWPAWKVGAVFGGFLLLDSTFFAANALKIPDGGWVPVLLGCVLTLMMTTWKKGRSLIIARQRQDSLPMGSFIARLPQSRIIRVPGMAVFMTSTPDFVPPCLLHNLRHNKILHDHVLFVTVQNLDQPEAERGHRVAVEELAPDIYRIVLRYGFMEMPNIPRALEELKANGVDFDALQASYFTSRELITRSSVPRMSRWRMSIFLFMLRNSTSSMEFFRIPPDRVVELGVKVAI
- the hemW gene encoding radical SAM family heme chaperone HemW — its product is MEQDALALYIHWPFCLAKCPYCDFNSHVRAEIPQARFAQALRTELAHEANRLGRRRLTSIFFGGGTPSLMAPQTVASLIDDATSLFDAAPNLEITLEANPTSVEAERLKDFRQAGINRVSLGIQALNDEALHFLGRQHSATQALAALELARSLFPRITFDLIYARPNQSVAAWKTELETALQLVADHVSLYQLTIEPGTKFEALYRQGSFSLPDEETAAELYETTTAITHAHGLNAYEVSNYAKPGSESRHNLTYWHYGDYLGLGPGAHGRITLDGQLYATRRHRAPEPWAELVERTGSGQTSQEPLVPQERAREMLLMGLRLQEGVALKHFEARTGLHLSETLDPVILAAAVEEGYLVQTPTHLHATEEGRLRLEALLHALVL
- a CDS encoding DUF1489 family protein, which produces MLNLIKLAVGVESLEDLTERLKQPFNTYAHPDYDVPLPVVHTRSFPKQKDALLDGGSLYRVINGLILCRQPIMDIQTTTRADGTQGTLILLSPTIIPVQPRAIRPFQGWRYLQSQDAPTDLQGTPTHAIGLPLSLQKKLLELGL